ctTTCCCTAGTGATTTTACATAAACAATCATAATTATTGcagttaatcattaaaataatctgaAGTTTCGAAAAACTTGTGTACAAagtagagatatgtttctatatgcaggaaaatatataattctagaaAAAACTGACAATACAGGTACTTATTCGGAGATTTTCCTGTTTGTATGTAAAGTCTTGTGTATTTGACAGTTAGGTTACGTTAGGTTGGGTTAAAGTAAAGTTAGAATACGTTAAGGTACGTGTTCATGGTGTCGCTCGTCGCTCATTTTTGGCGTCAAAACAGATCACGTgatcaaaattgacgaattggtatttttatttttggtcgTGATGTCTTTTGTCGCTGAATATGAGCGACGAGCGACACCATGAAAACGTACCTTTACACGTGCGTATTCATCGATTTCAAAAGTTAATctccaaaaataaaattaattcataaattttcactGATAATGTTAGCGAGACGATTAACATGCGTGCTAAGTAAACAACCATGCTTTCGGAATCATTCGCTCTCTCAGGTAACACGTGCGTATGGCATGGATCGGGAAAAACTATACTcgatgaaagaaagagaaaatttggCCAAAAATGATCCGGAAAAGCCCACGAAAGTTATGTGGTATTCTGCAAAGTCGAGGAAGGAGACTGACTTTTCCTTCGGTAATTTCTCGAAATGGTGCGCGCATCAAATAACTACATACAATAAATTGGAGCAGAAATTTATACCGGAAAGATACGAGATATTGGGCGCCGACCTGTCCAGCGCTCACTTTATCGTATATCTCGGTGGCCGGGTAAAATTCAGGGGTAACACTTATTGGACAGAGAAGAACGAGAAAGGCTTGCATGACTTACCCAATCAGTATGATTCTCGTTACATCCTCGAGGCAGTGGACGCCAGTAATGCCAATCTATATTATGAGGGTCTGAGTAATTTATGCGGTCTCAAAAAGCTCAAATGGCTCAGTCTCAAGAACAGTAAGAACATTGATGACTGGGGCTTGGACAAGATCTCAGCGGAATTCCCAGAATTAGAATATTTAGACATTTCTGGCTGTGAGAAAATCAGCGAGAGAGGATTGGAGTCATTGTATAGaatgtctaatttaaaaacacttaTTGTAACAAATCATTATAAAACTGTCGCATTTGAACTAACTTGTTTCATGCTGGAGGATTGTATGCCTAATTTGACctgtgaaatttatatacctgaacaaataaaagaatgcTAATGAAAAAACTAGACTGACAAGTGGTCTTGTGAgtgatatataagattataatttaatgcatatatttattatatttatatacaatattatttattgcatttattcagtatttttcaatatattctgCAATCTCAATTACTATGATGTTGTAATTAGGAATGTTTTAGaaaagtatgaaataaaatatataaaaatataaaatgttaatgacaatagacaaaataataatttatgcaaaaacgctattaattttttggcaatttattcttttctctgtGTCTCTTTGCAAAATGTAATTCCGctttattagtaatattataagctttaatattttcattctcaTTAGAGAGTCTAGTATCCTCAAAACAGAGatgatattttttccaaatgtGTTTCCAACTTATTTTCTTGTTGACATTTTCTCTTATCAAGGATAAACTCATATGTCGTTTTATAGCCTTTTTCAAATCAAGCACTGTTGTATTATGCGGTGGAaccttgaaaataaaataggaaagATCATATTAATGAGacaatgaatttaataattttaattgataattgtataagatataaatatacattaccACCACTGCAAGTTTTGGCAGTTCTCCACGATTTAAGAATAAAGTTATAGCTTGTCCTTGTGCTACTGCAATTTGtgatttaatttcttctatCGTAACATCTGAAGGCAATCCAAAGAGCAatggatcattttttattatgtcatCTACAGTTATCTTAgtcaatttcattaattcttGATGATTAAATTGTATAGTTTCAGACTTTACTTTGTCAGCACATAATGCTTCCTTGGTATCTGTCAGAGAAATGTGCTCTGACTTTGCATCTTCGATAATATCCATattcattctatatattaacCTAAATTATATAGCAGATTATTTTAATCCATAACGTAAGCAgtacttatattaatataatctttgaaTTTATTGTGATATGACAATAttgaagataattataataagagttTTAatcatacacatattttaGCTCATCCATAATagctattgttttattttatttatgaaaatattatttataaaaatatataaattttttatatagctgtctcaagaataacaaaataaatgttattgtaTATCCGTTTTTTATTACCgacaaagatttatttaccTACACTTGCATTCAGCGAATTTCCTTCAAGCTACGCTTTCATCAGATTGGCAGCTCTAGTTCTCTAGTCCCTAGTCCCTATAGCTAGTTCCTAATCGATGACGGTACTGACGACTGACAGTGGACAGTAGTCAAGTCACATGTATCGTAATATcagtttttgtatattttgaaaatacgaaatggggaaaagaaaaaagcaaaatgaaaatgattaCGAATATGATCCCGCTCCGAAACACTTGCAAATAGGTCATATCAAGAATCAAGAAAAACGtcttattgtaatattagaGAATGCCCAATTAGAATCTGTGAAAGTAAGGTTATGGcttcttttttcatatgtaaaaatattcacaagtTCAGAAATAAgtctttctcttattattattagttatttttctgtattcatttattttgtacttgatgtaatttttatcaattttattacattcgcATACATTTTTAAGATACTTGTAAGTTTagtaaataaaagcaaattaatCTTATGCTTTTGTACTTTTCTCAGGTTGGAAAcagttttgaattattaaactgcgatgatcatataaatattttaagaaaaaataatcgtgATCCAGGGACATGCAGGCCAGACATTGTTCATCAATGTCTATTAATGTTAATGGACAGTCCATTAAATAGAGCCGGACTGTTGCAAGTCTATATtcatacagaaaaaaatgtattaatagaaattaatccACAGACTAGAATACCAAGAACATTCAAACGCTTTGCTGGATTGATGGGTAAGTATGAATAATCAGTATTTGTCTtcatataatcaataaatttattattaatataataaatgttatattgcaGTCCAACTATTGCATAAATATGGTGTTAGAGCATCCGATGGACCAATGAAACTCCTTAAAGTAATTAAGAATCCCATATCGGATCACTTACCAGTTGGTTGCCATAAGATATTGATGTCATTTAGTGCAAACAAAGTATTAAATCCACGAGAGTTTGTACCTTCTGAAGATCCAATTGCTATTGTAGTTGGAGCTATGGCACATGGCcaggtaaattattatattatattaaataatgttgctatactattgtattaaaactatattatgtatatgtagtttttatatatgtatttttttaggtTAAAACGGATTATACTGAAGATACTATCTCAATTAGCAACTATCCTCTCTCAGGTGCTGTTACATGTAGCAAATTATGTACAGCATTTGAAGAAGTTTGgggaattatttaataaaaagctcTTTGTAAGataccaaaattttatgttggtttttttataaagggttaaacattttattaaaacaattaaatttttcaaaaatgtgacatttttataaatcactcagtttatttttaaggaaactGAAAAATCTAAACAatgttataagaaatt
Above is a genomic segment from Anoplolepis gracilipes chromosome 3, ASM4749672v1, whole genome shotgun sequence containing:
- the LOC140663947 gene encoding distal membrane-arm assembly complex protein 2, which encodes MLARRLTCVLSKQPCFRNHSLSQVTRAYGMDREKLYSMKERENLAKNDPEKPTKVMWYSAKSRKETDFSFGNFSKWCAHQITTYNKLEQKFIPERYEILGADLSSAHFIVYLGGRVKFRGNTYWTEKNEKGLHDLPNQYDSRYILEAVDASNANLYYEGLSNLCGLKKLKWLSLKNSKNIDDWGLDKISAEFPELEYLDISGCEKISERGLESLYRMSNLKTLIVTNHYKTVAFELTCFMLEDCMPNLTCEIYIPEQIKEC
- the LOC140663949 gene encoding U11/U12 small nuclear ribonucleoprotein 25 kDa protein isoform X3 codes for the protein MNMDIIEDAKSEHISLTDTKEALCADKVKSETIQFNHQELMKLTKITVDDIIKNDPLLFGLPSDVTIEEIKSQIAVAQGQAITLFLNRGELPKLAVVVPPHNTTVLDLKKAIKRHMSLSLIRENVNKKISWKHIWKKYHLCFEDTRLSNENENIKAYNITNKAELHFAKRHREKNKLPKN
- the LOC140663949 gene encoding U11/U12 small nuclear ribonucleoprotein 25 kDa protein isoform X1 → MDELKYVLIYRMNMDIIEDAKSEHISLTDTKEALCADKVKSETIQFNHQELMKLTKITVDDIIKNDPLLFGLPSDVTIEEIKSQIAVAQGQAITLFLNRGELPKLAVVVPPHNTTVLDLKKAIKRHMSLSLIRENVNKKISWKHIWKKYHLCFEDTRLSNENENIKAYNITNKAELHFAKRHREKNKLPKN
- the LOC140663949 gene encoding U11/U12 small nuclear ribonucleoprotein 25 kDa protein isoform X2 — its product is MQVLIYRMNMDIIEDAKSEHISLTDTKEALCADKVKSETIQFNHQELMKLTKITVDDIIKNDPLLFGLPSDVTIEEIKSQIAVAQGQAITLFLNRGELPKLAVVVPPHNTTVLDLKKAIKRHMSLSLIRENVNKKISWKHIWKKYHLCFEDTRLSNENENIKAYNITNKAELHFAKRHREKNKLPKN
- the LOC140663948 gene encoding ribosomal RNA small subunit methyltransferase NEP1 isoform X1; the protein is MGKRKKQNENDYEYDPAPKHLQIGHIKNQEKRLIVILENAQLESVKVGNSFELLNCDDHINILRKNNRDPGTCRPDIVHQCLLMLMDSPLNRAGLLQVYIHTEKNVLIEINPQTRIPRTFKRFAGLMVQLLHKYGVRASDGPMKLLKVIKNPISDHLPVGCHKILMSFSANKVLNPREFVPSEDPIAIVVGAMAHGQFLYMYFFRLKRIILKILSQLATILSQVLLHVANYVQHLKKFGELFNKKLFVRYQNFMLVFL
- the LOC140663948 gene encoding ribosomal RNA small subunit methyltransferase NEP1 isoform X2, encoding MGKRKKQNENDYEYDPAPKHLQIGHIKNQEKRLIVILENAQLESVKVGNSFELLNCDDHINILRKNNRDPGTCRPDIVHQCLLMLMDSPLNRAGLLQVYIHTEKNVLIEINPQTRIPRTFKRFAGLMVQLLHKYGVRASDGPMKLLKVIKNPISDHLPVGCHKILMSFSANKVLNPREFVPSEDPIAIVVGAMAHGQVKTDYTEDTISISNYPLSGAVTCSKLCTAFEEVWGII